The following proteins come from a genomic window of Coffea arabica cultivar ET-39 chromosome 11c, Coffea Arabica ET-39 HiFi, whole genome shotgun sequence:
- the LOC113716231 gene encoding uncharacterized protein — protein sequence MLVSVKVTLLLLILVLSEGKLSNAYSPEGPKMAAGGCNAASIGEPLAADGSQNRSGLRKSALGGRKIRLEKVNGCGQYQETRVTSSRASVEEQRQMSVNVVKGKLRMRSLLSEKKKLGGFGAFTADYRGPMHHPPRNN from the exons atgCTGGTATCTGTAAAGGTCACACTTCTGCTACTAATTTTAGTGCTGTCTGAAGGAAAGCTCTCAAATGCATATTCCCCGGAAG GTCCAAAAATGGCAGCTGGAGGATGCAATGCAGCTTCAATTGGAGAG CCATTAGCAGCAGATGGTTCGCAGAAtcgaagtggtttgagaaaatctGCTTTGGGAGGACGCAAAATCAGGCTAGAGAAGGTGAATGGATGTGGCCAATATCAAGAAACTCGTGTAACATCATCAAGGGCAAGTGTTGAAGAGCAAAGGCAGATGTCTGTCAACGTTGTCAAAGGTAAGCTAAGGATGAGAAGCCTCCTCTCGGAAAAGAAGAAGTTGGGTGGATTTGGAGCTTTCACTGCTGATTATAGGGGACCGATGCACCATCCTCCTAGAAACAACTGA
- the LOC113715669 gene encoding UDP-glycosyltransferase 89A2-like encodes MSTISANGVHVLVFPYPAQGHILSMLDFTHQLALRGLTITILVTPKNLPILNPLLSTHPSIQTLVFPFPPHPSIPSGVENVRDIGNHGNIPIISALSKLHDQIIQWFKSHPSPPVVLISDFFLGWTENLAHQIGIPRIVFYPCGAFSMAVVRHLWLNFESITSSVGVVNFSDLPRSPSFVWHHLPSVFRRCRDNSSDQDSLVVRWSIAANSKSWGAVFNTFDALEGEYLEWWKKKMGHGRVFAIGPLNLIGVPEKVGRGDVYLQSADGRSSSLQWLDGWPDGSVLYVCFGSQKFLKKAQMEALAIGLEGSGVRFIWVVKQLTAQQVDEGYGSVPDGFEDRVSGRGLVVKGWAPQVAILNHRAVGGFLCHCGGNAMLEAIEAGVMILGWPMEADQYMNERLLVDYIGAGVRVCEGPETVPDPTALAKTIGESMRGDTIRMEMAKQLRNKAFEAVNVGGTSTKDIDGLLRELAQLK; translated from the coding sequence ATGTCCACAATCTCTGCAAATGGCGTCCATGTTCTAGTCTTCCCCTACCCAGCTCAAGGTCATATCCTCTCAATGCTAGATTTCACCCATCAACTAGCCCTCCGTGGATTGACCATTACCATTTTGGTTACACCCAAAAACCTCCCAATCTTGAACCCACTTCTCTCAACTCATCCTTCAATCCAAACGCTAGTCTTTCCATTCCCACCCCACCCCTCAATCCCGTCTGGGGTAGAAAATGTCAGGGACATAGGAAATCATGGGAATATACCAATAATCAGTGCACTTTCCAAACTCCATGACCAAATCATCCAGTGGTTTAAGTCCCACCCCAGCCCTCCTGTGGTCCTCATCTCTGATTTCTTCCTTGGCTGGACTGAAAATTTAGCCCATCAAATTGGGATTCCTAGAATTGTTTTTTACCCATGTGGGGCATTTTCTATGGCGGTTGTGCGACAtctgtggcttaattttgagtCTATTACTAGTTCTGTGGGTGTGGTAAATTTTTCGGATTTACCCAGGTCTCCTAGTTTTGTCTGGCACCATCTTCCTTCGGTTTTCCGACGATGTAGGGATAATTCCTCGGATCAGGATTCTTTGGTTGTAAGGTGGTCTATTGCTGCAAATAGTAAGAGTTGGGGAGCTGTTTTTAATACTTTTGATGCGTTAGAGGGTGAATATTTGGAATggtggaagaagaaaatgggCCATGGGCGCGTTTTTGCAATTGGGCCGCTGAATTTGATTGGTGTCCCTGAGAAGGTGGGCCGGGGAGATGTGTATCTGCAGTCGGCTGATGGGCGTAGTAGCAGCTTGCAATGGCTTGATGGTTGGCCTGATGGGTCAGTTCTTTATGTTTGTTTTGGGAGCCAGAAGTTTCTCAAGAAGGCCCAGATGGAGGCTTTGGCAATTGGGCTTGAAGGCAGCGGAGTGCGTTTCATTTGGGTTGTTAAGCAGTTAACAGCTCAACAAGTAGACGAGGGATATGGCTCGGTTCCTGATGGCTTCGAGGATCGGGTCTCCGGGAGAGGGCTAGTTGTGAAAGGTTGGGCTCCACAGGTAGCTATATTGAATCATCGAGCCGTAGGTGGGTTCTTGTGTCATTGTGGTGGGAACGCGATGTTGGAAGCAATAGAGGCCGGAGTAATGATATTGGGCTGGCCTATGGAAGCTGACCAGTATATGAACGAAAGATTGTTAGTTGACTACATTGGAGCTGGGGTTCGAGTTTGCGAGGGTCCTGAGACAGTACCCGATCCAACTGCTTTAGCTAAAACGATTGGCGAGTCCATGAGGGGGGACACAATTCGGATGGAAATGGCAAAGCAGTTGAGAAATAAGGCCTTCGAAGCTGTTAATGTTGGTGGGACTTCTACGAAAGATATTGATGGGCTCTTGAGGGAACTGGCCCAATTGAAGTGA
- the LOC113715668 gene encoding uncharacterized protein: MHRLILKFSKKPPKYSLTSLFFFRPIFSYATLAAVNHLEVPPNDVSSAIFTRLINFNCGDKRGFAKRLGRDPEFNTLISGLSAPEVDGILEKLRIKYPETALDFFFLLKNEYDFKHSRDSCISIAHVLARKERFRALKLHLLQMVHLEGSGSAPSLCELLSNGFRESDFSHTVWDMLAFAYSRSGMVHDALFVLFKMKDLNVQASIMTLNGLLYNLRLTDVMWDMNDVIKASGIRPSSYTNSIIIDGLCRQSLVEEAVAFMQEAEKEESGPRIVWLNNLMTGFCKLGFVNVAKSFFCIMHKCGLLPDTYSYNILINGLCIAGSMEEALEFTSDMEKHGLEPDIVTYNTLAKGFSLLGLMSGAWKVISLMLYKGLNPNLITYTILICGHCQTGNIKECFKLREEMLSRGMQLTNISYGVMISCLCKRGNVNEALSLFDEMKTIGLEADVVIYSILIHGLCKQGRLHHAIHLYKEMCLERVMPNLFTQRSILLALSEKGTIKEARRYFDTLMHCDLLEDIGLCNIMLYSYAKVGYMDEAIQLYRMILEKGITPTVVTFNSVIYGFCKSRRLADARIWLNAIESHGLVPSAVTYTTLMNAFCEERDMQAMFKLLKEMEARAIEPTHVTYTVVIKGLCRQRKVKEAVGVLQDMFAKGVSPDEISYNIIIQSLCKTQDMKRAFQLHDEMLLRNLQPNHVTYNILINGLCVRGNLKDAEKLLASLQDQKVRLTKVAYTTLIKALCAKGNVHKAIVLFHQMVEMGYQVSVRDCSAVVNRLCKRHLMSDAKAFLRLILQCGIALDQQICSVLRNNLYRIHDKDMMVQLLALMVKCGFDRG; encoded by the exons ATGCATCGCTTAATTCTCAAGTTTTCCAAAAAGCCACCAAAGTATTCCCTTACCTCCCTCTTCTTCTTCAGACCTATATTCTCCTACGCCACCTTGGCAGCTGTTAACCATCTTGAAGTCCCGCCAAACGACGTCTCTTCAGCAATTTTCACCCGCCTCATTAACTTTAATTGCGGGGACAAAAGGGGTTTTGCTAAACGTCTTGGCCGTGACCCAGAATTTAATACCTTAATCTCGGGCTTATCTGCACCGGAAGTTGATGGGATTCTTGAGAAATTGAGAATTAAGTACCCGGAAACTGCTCTGGATTTCTTTTTCCTGTTGAAGAACGAATATGATTTTAAGCATTCAAGAGATTCTTGTATTTCTATTGCTCATGTTTTGGCCAGAAAAGAAAGGTTCAGAGCCTTGAAGTTACATTTGCTGCAAATGGTTCACCTAGAAG GCTCTGGCTCTGCACCTTCACTTTGTGAGCTGCTTTCCAATGGCTTCAGGGAATCAGATTTCAGTCATACGGTTTGGGATATGCTGGCTTTTGCTTACTCCAGATCTGGGATGGTGCATGATGCACTCTTTGTCCTTTTCAAGATGAAGGATTTGAATGTTCAGGCTTCCATCATGACATTAAATGGTTTATTGTACAATTTGAGGCTCACTGATGTAATGTGGGACATGAATGATGTGATAAAAGCCAGTGGGATTCGTCCTAGTAGCTATACAAATTCCATTATTATAGATGGTCTGTGCAGACAGTCCTTGGTTGAAGAAGCAGTTGCATTTATGCAAGAAGCAGAAAAGGAAGAATCTGGGCCTCGTATAGTTTGGTTGAACAATCTCATGACAGGTTTCTGTAAATTGGGTTTTGTGAATGTGGCAAAGTCATTCTTTTGTATCATGCATAAATGCGGTTTACTTCCTGACACCTACAGTTACAATATACTTATTAATGGATTATGTATAGCGGGTTCTATGGAGGAAGCACTAGAGTTTACAAGTGACATGGAGAAGCATGGATTGGAGCCTGATATAGTGACTTATAACACTCTTGCAAAAGGTTTTAGTCTCCTTGGGTTGATGAGTGGGGCATGGAAAGTTATTAGTTTAATGCTGTATAAAGGATTAAATCCGAATCTTATCACATACACTATACTGATTTGTGGGCATTGCCAGACAGGCAATATTAAAGAATGTTTCAAGTTGAGAGAAGAGATGCTTTCACGGGGTATGCAGTTAACCAATATCTCATATGGTGTTATGATTAGCTGCCTGTGTAAGAGGGGAAATGTTAATGAAGCTCTGTCTTTATTTGATGAGATGAAAACTATTGGTCTAGAAGCAGATGTTGTGATTTATTCTATTCTCATTCATGGCCTATGCAAGCAAGGTCGGCTTCACCACGCTATTCATTTATACAAGGAGATGTGTTTGGAGAGAgtcatgccaaaccttttcactCAGCGATCCATTCTGTTAGCTCTGTCTGAGAAAGGGACCATAAAGGAGGCAAGGAGATACTTTGACACCCTGATGCATTGTGACTTATTGGAGGATATTGGTTTGTGTAACATTATGTTATATAGTTATGCAAAAGTAGGTTATATGGATGAGGCTATCCAGCTTTATCGTATGATCTTGGAGAAAGGAATTACACCAACTGTTGTCACATTCAATTCTGTAATATATGGTTTCTGCAAATCTAGACGACTAGCTGATGCTCGAATCTGGTTGAATGCTATTGAGAGTCATGGTTTGGTGCCAAGTGCTGTAACTTACACCACTCTTATGAATGCATTCTGTGAGGAACGGGATATGCAAGCTATGTTTAAATTGCTtaaggaaatggaagcaagGGCCATAGAGCCTACTCATGTTACTTATACAGTGGTCATAAAAGGGCTCTGCAGACAAAGAAAGGTGAAAGAAGCTGTTGGAGTACTCCAGGACATGTTTGCTAAGGGAGTCTCTCCTGATGAAATATCATACAACATCATCATTCAGAGCTTATGTAAAACCCAGGATATGAAAAGAGCATTCCAGTTACATGATGAAATGTTGCTGCGCAATCTTCAGCCTAATCATGTCACATATAATATTCTCATTAATGGTTTGTGTGTACGTGGGAACTTGAAGGATGCCGAAAAGCTGTTGGCTTCTCTTCAAGATCAAAAAGTCAGACTGACAAAGGTTGCTTATACCACATTGATAAAAGCACTTTGTGCAAAAGGTAATGTACATAAAGCAATAGTGCTGTTCCATCAAATGGTAGAAATGGGTTATCAGGTCTCAGTCAGAGATTGTAGTGCTGTGGTCAATAGACTTTGCAAAAGACATCTGATGAGTGATGCAAAAGCCTTCCTTCGTCTGATCTTGCAGTGTGGCATTGCCCTTGATCAACAAATTTGCTCAGTGTTGCGCAATAATTTATACCGAATTCATGATAAAGATATGATGGTTCAGTTATTAGCTTTAATGGTCAAATGTGGCTTCGATCGTGGTTGA